The Entelurus aequoreus isolate RoL-2023_Sb linkage group LG23, RoL_Eaeq_v1.1, whole genome shotgun sequence genome has a window encoding:
- the LOC133640679 gene encoding zinc finger and SCAN domain-containing protein 2-like isoform X1, producing the protein MKAQIVHLSALCVGGVLRCPPNTPLHLLCARRPLCSWFHRPAPHNVQQPPHIKEEEEEVWITQEEECLLGQEEADLTKFPLTVVSVKTEEHEDKPPESSQLHHSPNVCQEHHLPEQQEWSFRMEQEEPQPSYIKEEDEAPQNPHIKEEEEEHSISQEGEHLEWLEELPLTVIVKSEDDEVKGESEEEREAEPPSSSSTQHMTTEADGDHCGGSQADKLLAPLSDSEDTTSHSPDTDDEDSKDDKTCHTDNTHFTCSHCDKTFNYRHNLKTHMRTHTGEKPYSCSECGKCFAQKQVLKEHMQTHTGEKPFSCLVCGKSFVQRNNLKVHMRIHTGEKPFTCSICGKGFVTSQNLKVHMRTHTGEKPYSCSICNKSFCDRSALIRHMRTHSGEKVLSCDLCGERFSSKHQCKKHKCAGENSRGKRHPPIHILPLVPYGVAGGAGAYPSCIRAEGGEHLGQVSTSSQGQHR; encoded by the exons acgtccagcagcccccccacattaaagaggaagaggaggaagtgtggatcactcaggaggaagagtgtcttctagggcaggaggaggctgatctcaccaagtttccactgactgttgtctctgtgaagactgaagagcatgaagacaaaccacctgagtcctcacagcttcatcacagtccaa atgtCTGTCAGGAACATCATCTCCCTGAGCAACAGGAGTGGAGCTTCAGGATGGagcaggaggagccacagccttCCTACATCAAAGAGGAAGACGAGGCGCCACAAAACCCTCACattaaagaagaagaggaggaacacagcatcagtcaggagggagagcatcttgaatgGTTGGAGGAGTTGCCATTGACTGtcattgtgaagagtgaagatgatgaggtcaaaggtgaaagtgaggaggagagagaggcggagcctccaagcagcagctcaactcaacacatgacaacagaagctgatggagaccactgtggaggatcacaagcagacaagctcttagctccactatcagatagtgaggacacaacgtcacactctcctgacactgatgatgaagactctaaagatgataagacatgtcacactgacaacacacacttcacgTGTTCTCACTGCGACAAAACCTTTAATTACCGTCATAatctgaaaacacacatgagaacacacactggagaaaagccttattcctgctcagaatgtggtaaatgtTTTGCACAAAAACAGGTGTTGAAAgaacacatgcaaacacacactggagaaaaacctttttcctgcttagtatgtggtaaaagttttgtacaaagaaacaatttgaaagtacacatgagaatacacaccggggaaaaaccttttacttgttcaatctgtggtaaaggttttgtaacaagtcaaaatttgaaagtgcacatgaggACGCACACCGGTGAAAAACCGTATTCCTGTTCAATTTGCAACAAAAGCTTTTGTGACCGATCAGCGCTTatcagacacatgagaacacacagtggagagaaagtgttgagttgcgatctttgtggtgaaagattctcttctaagcaccagtgtaagaaacacaagtgtgctggtgagaacagccgCGGCAAAcgccatccacccatccatattctaccgcttgtcccttacggggttgcggggggtgctggagcctatcccagctgcattcgggcggaaggcggggaacaccttggacaagtctccacctcatcacagggccaacacagatag
- the LOC133640679 gene encoding zinc finger protein 260-like isoform X2 translates to MCERTTAEYEEELCPTKEEKERQHQLLDAVFKKHQVVLHRTDVQQPPHIKEEEEEVWITQEEECLLGQEEADLTKFPLTVVSVKTEEHEDKPPESSQLHHSPNVCQEHHLPEQQEWSFRMEQEEPQPSYIKEEDEAPQNPHIKEEEEEHSISQEGEHLEWLEELPLTVIVKSEDDEVKGESEEEREAEPPSSSSTQHMTTEADGDHCGGSQADKLLAPLSDSEDTTSHSPDTDDEDSKDDKTCHTDNTHFTCSHCDKTFNYRHNLKTHMRTHTGEKPYSCSECGKCFAQKQVLKEHMQTHTGEKPFSCLVCGKSFVQRNNLKVHMRIHTGEKPFTCSICGKGFVTSQNLKVHMRTHTGEKPYSCSICNKSFCDRSALIRHMRTHSGEKVLSCDLCGERFSSKHQCKKHKCAGENSRGKRHPPIHILPLVPYGVAGGAGAYPSCIRAEGGEHLGQVSTSSQGQHR, encoded by the exons acgtccagcagcccccccacattaaagaggaagaggaggaagtgtggatcactcaggaggaagagtgtcttctagggcaggaggaggctgatctcaccaagtttccactgactgttgtctctgtgaagactgaagagcatgaagacaaaccacctgagtcctcacagcttcatcacagtccaa atgtCTGTCAGGAACATCATCTCCCTGAGCAACAGGAGTGGAGCTTCAGGATGGagcaggaggagccacagccttCCTACATCAAAGAGGAAGACGAGGCGCCACAAAACCCTCACattaaagaagaagaggaggaacacagcatcagtcaggagggagagcatcttgaatgGTTGGAGGAGTTGCCATTGACTGtcattgtgaagagtgaagatgatgaggtcaaaggtgaaagtgaggaggagagagaggcggagcctccaagcagcagctcaactcaacacatgacaacagaagctgatggagaccactgtggaggatcacaagcagacaagctcttagctccactatcagatagtgaggacacaacgtcacactctcctgacactgatgatgaagactctaaagatgataagacatgtcacactgacaacacacacttcacgTGTTCTCACTGCGACAAAACCTTTAATTACCGTCATAatctgaaaacacacatgagaacacacactggagaaaagccttattcctgctcagaatgtggtaaatgtTTTGCACAAAAACAGGTGTTGAAAgaacacatgcaaacacacactggagaaaaacctttttcctgcttagtatgtggtaaaagttttgtacaaagaaacaatttgaaagtacacatgagaatacacaccggggaaaaaccttttacttgttcaatctgtggtaaaggttttgtaacaagtcaaaatttgaaagtgcacatgaggACGCACACCGGTGAAAAACCGTATTCCTGTTCAATTTGCAACAAAAGCTTTTGTGACCGATCAGCGCTTatcagacacatgagaacacacagtggagagaaagtgttgagttgcgatctttgtggtgaaagattctcttctaagcaccagtgtaagaaacacaagtgtgctggtgagaacagccgCGGCAAAcgccatccacccatccatattctaccgcttgtcccttacggggttgcggggggtgctggagcctatcccagctgcattcgggcggaaggcggggaacaccttggacaagtctccacctcatcacagggccaacacagatag